A genomic region of Corticium candelabrum chromosome 6, ooCorCand1.1, whole genome shotgun sequence contains the following coding sequences:
- the LOC134181601 gene encoding uncharacterized protein LOC134181601, whose translation MTESIKIKKQTLPENHPKIAQSVVTLGGFLFYKNDFDEAVVHLESGLSILREELPSSPFIANGLYYLACIAMERDQYLDAQRHATQCLHLSQDIYPQEHNEIISAQELVHEIEHVLQISQVVANKEK comes from the exons ATGACAGAaagtataaaaataaaaaaacaaacCCTACCTGAAAACCATCCGAAAATTGCTCAAT ctGTGGTAACGCTTGGCGGCTTTCTGTTTTACAAGAATGATTTCGATGAGGCCGTTGTTCATCTTGAGTCAGGTCTGTCTATTCTACGGGAAGAGCTACCGAGTAGTCCGTTCATAGCCAATG GTCTGTATTATCTTGCATGCATTGCGATGGAACGAGACCAATATCTAGATGCACAACGACACGCCACTCAGTGTTTGCACTTGAGCCAAGATATTTATCCACAAGAACACAACGAAATTATTAGTG CACAAGAGTTGGTTCATGAAATCGAACATGTACTACAGATATCACAAGTGgtagcaaacaaagagaaataA